The following are encoded in a window of Gramella sp. MT6 genomic DNA:
- a CDS encoding tRNA-(ms[2]io[6]A)-hydroxylase, which produces MLGLKLPTDPRWAGIAEKNIEEILVDHAYCEQKAASTAISLIVTYPEYSELVTAMTALAREEMGHFKMVHDRILKMGFTMGWDRKDEYVIKLREFFPKGGSRATQLVHRLLIAGLIEARSCERFRLLSEELEDKELAKFYRDLMVSEANHYTMFLKFARKYGDRETVDQKWQDLLEYEAQVMKDLGTKESIHG; this is translated from the coding sequence ATGTTAGGACTTAAATTACCCACAGACCCGAGATGGGCAGGTATCGCCGAAAAGAATATTGAAGAAATTCTTGTAGACCACGCTTATTGCGAGCAAAAAGCCGCATCTACCGCTATCTCACTGATAGTTACCTACCCGGAATATTCTGAATTGGTAACCGCGATGACCGCTTTAGCCAGGGAAGAAATGGGTCATTTTAAAATGGTGCACGATCGTATTCTGAAAATGGGCTTCACCATGGGATGGGATCGAAAAGATGAATACGTAATTAAATTAAGAGAGTTTTTTCCAAAAGGCGGCAGCAGGGCTACGCAGTTAGTTCACCGCTTACTTATAGCAGGCCTTATTGAAGCAAGGAGTTGTGAAAGGTTCAGGCTGCTTTCAGAAGAACTTGAAGATAAAGAGCTTGCCAAATTCTACCGCGACCTAATGGTAAGCGAAGCAAATCATTACACGATGTTCCTTAAATTCGCCAGAAAGTATGGCGATAGAGAAACAGTAGATCAGAAATGGCAGGACCTTTTAGAATATGAGGCGCAGGTCATGAAGGATCTTGGAACTAAAGAAAGTATCCACGGTTAG
- a CDS encoding RsmD family RNA methyltransferase encodes MRIISGTHKGRRIIAPSKLPVRPTTDVAKEALFNILNNHYHIPAVSVVDLFSGTGNISYEFAARGSETITSVDANFDCIKFIKKTAAELDFPINTIKSDVFKYLEKAPIKADIIFADPPYDLEKTEFARIPELVFERSLLNEDGQLIIEHSKYTDLSDLANFRESRKYGSSVFSFFE; translated from the coding sequence ATGCGAATAATTTCAGGAACTCATAAAGGAAGAAGAATTATCGCTCCATCTAAACTACCGGTTAGACCCACTACCGATGTAGCCAAGGAAGCATTATTCAATATCCTGAATAACCATTATCATATTCCTGCAGTTAGCGTAGTGGATCTTTTTTCGGGAACCGGAAATATCTCTTACGAATTTGCAGCTAGAGGTTCTGAAACTATTACCTCGGTTGACGCGAATTTTGATTGTATTAAATTTATTAAGAAGACTGCAGCAGAACTGGATTTCCCAATAAATACGATCAAGAGCGATGTCTTTAAATATTTAGAAAAGGCACCTATCAAGGCAGATATCATATTTGCAGATCCACCTTATGATCTAGAAAAGACGGAATTCGCCAGGATTCCTGAACTCGTCTTTGAAAGATCCTTACTAAATGAGGATGGTCAGTTAATCATTGAGCATTCCAAGTATACAGATCTATCAGACCTGGCAAACTTCAGGGAAAGTAGAAAATATGGTAGCTCAGTTTTTAGTTTCTTCGAATAA
- a CDS encoding glycoside hydrolase family 16 protein has protein sequence MKSTFLLTLLFISTFSLQAQSQNYKLIWKDDFNYSGKPDPEKWNYETGFVRNLEKQIYTKRKKNVRIQNGNLELITLNEDYKNKSYDAYIRNYRFNTPYAEFTSGSINTKGKFEFKYGRIDVCAKLPLGKGLWPAIWMLGSNFNEVAYPEAGEIDIMEYVGIEPNEIHGTVHFPENYSRKLRSDGGIKKLKDLSEKFHVYSVDWSKDKIDLLVDNEVYHSFEVEEAGSENNPFRKPFYLILNLALGGKWAGKVDEEVLPQKFLIDYVRVYQRMEE, from the coding sequence ATGAAATCAACCTTCCTCCTAACTCTATTATTTATTTCAACATTCTCTTTGCAAGCACAGTCCCAGAATTATAAACTTATCTGGAAGGACGATTTTAATTATTCTGGAAAACCAGATCCAGAAAAATGGAATTACGAAACCGGATTTGTTCGTAACCTCGAGAAGCAGATCTACACCAAACGTAAGAAGAACGTTAGAATTCAAAATGGCAATTTAGAACTAATTACCTTAAACGAAGATTATAAAAATAAAAGCTATGATGCTTACATCAGGAATTATAGGTTTAACACTCCCTATGCTGAATTCACCTCTGGAAGTATAAATACCAAAGGAAAGTTTGAGTTTAAATATGGTCGGATAGATGTATGTGCAAAATTACCTTTGGGTAAAGGCTTGTGGCCGGCAATATGGATGCTGGGTTCAAATTTCAATGAAGTAGCCTACCCTGAAGCCGGCGAAATTGATATTATGGAATACGTAGGAATTGAGCCGAATGAAATTCATGGAACCGTACATTTTCCTGAAAATTATTCCAGAAAATTAAGATCTGACGGTGGTATTAAAAAATTGAAAGACCTTTCAGAAAAATTCCATGTTTATTCGGTAGACTGGTCTAAGGATAAGATAGATTTACTGGTTGATAATGAAGTATACCATAGCTTTGAGGTTGAGGAAGCAGGTTCTGAAAACAATCCTTTTCGAAAACCATTTTATTTAATTCTGAATCTTGCGCTTGGTGGAAAATGGGCCGGAAAAGTCGATGAAGAAGTATTACCTCAAAAATTCTTAATTGACTATGTTCGGGTTTATCAACGAATGGAAGAATAA
- a CDS encoding AAA family ATPase, whose amino-acid sequence MEKTTPDSFFKLLIDDLGFAATDKQNVALQMLSEFIVNGGKDRLFLLKGFAGTGKTTIISTLVKNLWKIRKSGVLLAPTGRAAKVISNYSNKEAFTIHKKIYFPKKSSGGGVQFTLQPNKHKNSLFIVDEASMISDDGGNSKLFENGSLLDDLIQYVYQGHNCQLILIGDTAQLPPVKMELSPALEEDKLRMNYNKEVSFIELDEVVRQSEGSDILHNATLIRESLQEGFYESFKFEITQNADVVRLVDGYEIMDAIQDSYGINGYEDTSIIVRSNKRANLYNQQIRSRILFQEEELSAGDYLMVVKNNYFWVKPTSEAGFIANGDIVKVLEIFGFKELYGFRFAEVQVQMVDYPKMRPFETVIMLDTLTSNTPSLTYEESNKLYEEVKKDYADERSKYKQFMKVKNNKYFNALQIKFSYAITCHKSQGGQWKNVFIEQPYLPNGVGKEYLRWLYTAVTRAQDKLYLIGFGDDFFTSN is encoded by the coding sequence ATGGAAAAAACCACTCCGGATTCCTTTTTCAAACTCTTAATTGATGATCTTGGATTTGCCGCAACAGATAAACAGAATGTTGCTTTACAGATGTTATCTGAATTCATCGTTAATGGAGGTAAGGACAGGCTTTTTCTATTAAAGGGATTTGCCGGAACCGGTAAAACGACCATTATCAGTACGCTGGTGAAGAATCTATGGAAGATCAGAAAATCTGGTGTTTTGCTTGCCCCTACAGGTCGTGCGGCTAAAGTGATCTCAAATTATTCCAATAAAGAAGCTTTTACCATCCATAAAAAGATCTATTTTCCAAAGAAATCAAGTGGAGGTGGGGTTCAATTCACTTTACAACCAAATAAGCATAAAAATTCCCTTTTCATCGTGGATGAGGCTTCGATGATCTCAGATGATGGAGGAAATTCTAAATTATTCGAGAATGGATCCCTTTTGGATGACCTTATTCAATATGTTTATCAGGGCCATAACTGTCAGTTAATTCTTATTGGTGATACCGCTCAGCTTCCCCCGGTAAAAATGGAACTGAGTCCTGCTCTTGAGGAAGATAAACTTAGAATGAATTATAATAAAGAAGTATCATTTATTGAGTTGGATGAGGTGGTTAGACAAAGTGAAGGCAGTGATATTCTTCATAACGCGACACTAATCAGGGAAAGTTTACAGGAAGGCTTTTACGAAAGTTTCAAGTTTGAAATTACACAAAATGCAGATGTAGTTCGATTGGTAGATGGTTATGAGATCATGGATGCTATACAGGATTCCTATGGTATCAATGGATATGAAGACACGAGTATCATTGTACGATCCAATAAAAGAGCCAATTTATATAATCAGCAAATAAGATCAAGAATCTTATTCCAGGAAGAAGAACTTTCGGCCGGGGATTATCTTATGGTAGTGAAAAACAATTATTTCTGGGTAAAGCCAACCAGTGAAGCTGGTTTTATAGCGAATGGCGATATAGTTAAGGTGCTGGAGATCTTCGGATTTAAAGAATTATATGGTTTCCGCTTTGCAGAAGTTCAGGTGCAAATGGTAGATTATCCTAAAATGAGACCCTTTGAAACAGTTATCATGCTTGACACTCTCACCAGTAATACCCCTTCACTTACTTATGAAGAATCCAACAAGCTCTACGAAGAAGTGAAAAAAGATTATGCCGATGAACGCTCTAAGTATAAGCAGTTTATGAAGGTTAAGAATAACAAGTACTTCAATGCCTTGCAGATCAAATTCTCTTATGCCATTACCTGTCATAAATCCCAAGGTGGCCAGTGGAAAAATGTATTTATTGAGCAGCCTTATTTGCCTAACGGAGTAGGAAAGGAGTACCTGAGATGGCTTTATACAGCGGTAACCAGGGCACAGGATAAATTATATCTTATTGGTTTTGGAGATGATTTTTTCACATCTAACTAA
- a CDS encoding exopolyphosphatase — MIKQRTYAAIDIGSNAVRLLVSTITEKEGMETNFRKTSLVRVPIRLGADVFLKQKVSDKNRARVIDTMQAFNLLMKSHGVEKYKAYATSAMREAKNAVEIARTVKEKTGIEIEVIDGSHEAAIIAVTDLHALIQNDCNYLYVDVGGGSTEYTMYSNGKTIASRSFKVGTVRMMEDLVEHKTWEEMQDWVKQTTKDYDDIDLIGSGGNINNIFKTSGKKEGKPLSLKYLKDYDEKLNSYTYEERITELDLKNDRADVIIPASKIYVNSMKWAKANWIYVPKIGLADGIIKSLYNESKRKKS, encoded by the coding sequence ATGATAAAGCAAAGAACTTACGCAGCGATAGATATTGGATCAAATGCAGTCAGGCTTCTGGTTTCAACGATCACCGAGAAGGAAGGTATGGAAACTAACTTCAGAAAAACATCGCTGGTGCGTGTACCTATTAGGCTTGGTGCAGATGTTTTCTTAAAGCAAAAGGTTTCTGATAAAAATAGAGCCCGGGTTATTGACACTATGCAGGCTTTTAATTTATTAATGAAGTCTCATGGAGTTGAGAAATATAAGGCGTATGCGACTTCGGCAATGAGGGAAGCAAAGAATGCCGTTGAAATTGCCAGAACGGTAAAAGAAAAAACAGGTATTGAAATTGAAGTTATAGATGGTAGCCATGAAGCGGCGATCATTGCAGTGACAGATCTTCACGCGTTGATCCAGAACGATTGCAATTACCTTTATGTTGATGTAGGAGGGGGAAGTACAGAATATACAATGTACAGCAATGGCAAAACGATTGCTTCAAGATCTTTTAAGGTTGGAACGGTAAGAATGATGGAGGACCTGGTGGAACATAAAACCTGGGAAGAAATGCAGGACTGGGTAAAACAAACTACAAAGGATTATGATGATATAGACCTGATAGGATCTGGAGGAAACATCAATAATATTTTTAAGACCAGTGGTAAAAAGGAAGGTAAACCCTTAAGTCTTAAGTATCTTAAAGATTACGACGAAAAACTGAATTCATATACTTATGAAGAAAGGATCACAGAACTGGATCTTAAAAATGACCGGGCAGATGTGATTATCCCTGCGTCGAAGATCTATGTCAATTCTATGAAGTGGGCCAAAGCTAACTGGATCTACGTTCCAAAAATCGGACTTGCAGATGGGATCATTAAATCACTTTATAATGAATCTAAAAGGAAGAAATCCTAA
- a CDS encoding DUF3822 family protein, which produces MVTTNKETNQYKKLSIQVSLNGLSFCILERDTNTISYFKKFDFKKQLDPIKVLSKIEEIYEQEEALNQKVDNVNLVFNNALFSLVPEKLFDDEQAASYLKFNTRILKTDFIAFDNLKDEIVNVYIPYTNIINYFFDRYGEFEYRHALSVLIDSLLELPKETNGPKVYLHTLFGHYELVIIENGKVIFANSFEYDTKEDFLYYLLFTAEQLNLDPNIFELVLIGEINKDSEEYKMVWDYIKNISFMGPFHSFNFEEKAKPEKELSEYLLIKTL; this is translated from the coding sequence ATGGTGACAACGAATAAAGAAACAAATCAATATAAGAAACTGTCCATTCAGGTTAGCTTGAATGGACTTTCTTTTTGTATCCTGGAAAGAGATACGAATACCATCAGCTATTTCAAGAAATTTGATTTCAAGAAGCAGCTGGACCCAATAAAGGTTCTTTCTAAAATTGAAGAGATATATGAGCAGGAAGAAGCGCTCAACCAGAAGGTAGATAATGTAAACCTGGTTTTTAATAATGCTCTCTTCAGCCTTGTTCCAGAAAAGTTATTTGACGATGAGCAGGCCGCAAGTTATCTCAAATTCAATACAAGGATCCTTAAGACAGATTTTATCGCCTTTGATAATTTGAAGGATGAAATTGTAAATGTCTATATCCCCTACACCAATATCATCAACTACTTTTTTGACAGGTATGGTGAATTCGAATACCGGCATGCCCTTAGCGTTCTTATAGACTCTTTATTGGAATTGCCAAAAGAGACTAATGGACCAAAAGTATATCTCCATACTCTTTTTGGTCATTATGAACTCGTCATTATAGAAAACGGGAAAGTTATCTTTGCCAACAGTTTTGAATATGATACTAAAGAAGATTTTCTATACTATCTTCTTTTCACAGCCGAGCAGTTAAACCTCGATCCAAATATTTTTGAACTTGTACTAATAGGTGAGATAAATAAAGATTCTGAAGAATATAAAATGGTCTGGGATTATATTAAGAATATATCTTTCATGGGACCGTTCCATTCATTTAACTTCGAAGAAAAGGCTAAACCCGAAAAAGAACTTTCAGAATACCTTTTAATAAAAACTTTATAA
- a CDS encoding DNA polymerase III subunit gamma/tau has product MEHFVVSARKYRPQTFKDVVGQQAITNTLANAINNNHLAQALLFTGPRGVGKTTCARILAKMINQRETQDPDEDFAFNIFELDAASNNSVDDIRNLIDQVRIPPQVGNYKVYIIDEVHMLSQSAFNAFLKTLEEPPKHAIFILATTEKHKIIPTILSRCQIFDFKRITVTDAKNYLGYIAEQEGVNAEDDALHIIAQKADGAMRDALSIYDRVVSFSGNDLTRQAVTENLNVLDYDTYMQVTDLILDNNIPQLLVKYNDILASGFDGHHFIAGLASHFRDLMVCKDQRTISLLEVGEQTKAKYFEQSQKTSHQFLLEAIELANSCDLKYKTSHNQRLLVELCLMQLASVTFGSEKKKVERKIVPADNFEQEAVSISSEKKELVRENEHDNSSPSEESNLPEPKVATQSCAKEEEEQYYSEESPAESSPQPEIPQSEISQEKEESVEDSKEEPKTEIKAEQPVSEITSEIETARIAESEQKVEIEEPVSEAIKEIEPAKKSFPEIKREKVSGLSLKSIGKKKELEEQQKAMMPTEKVMDDDFTEEDLVTEWKNYTEKLKRKGEKILASIFESQTPTLQDREIHLTFPNETMKIDLEREENRLMSYLKAKLRNTHITLNIHVDEATSKKYAFTPQEKYEKLKEANPLLDKLRATFDLDV; this is encoded by the coding sequence ATGGAGCATTTTGTAGTATCGGCAAGAAAATACAGGCCGCAAACGTTTAAAGATGTGGTTGGCCAGCAGGCGATCACCAATACCCTGGCGAACGCCATAAACAATAATCACCTGGCTCAGGCTTTATTGTTCACAGGTCCTCGTGGGGTAGGAAAAACTACCTGTGCCCGTATTCTTGCCAAAATGATCAATCAAAGAGAAACCCAGGATCCAGATGAGGATTTTGCCTTCAATATTTTTGAGCTGGATGCGGCTTCTAATAACTCGGTAGACGATATTAGAAACCTTATAGACCAGGTTAGAATACCACCCCAGGTAGGAAATTACAAGGTCTATATCATAGATGAGGTGCACATGTTATCTCAATCTGCTTTTAATGCATTTCTGAAGACTCTTGAAGAGCCGCCAAAACACGCGATCTTTATCCTGGCTACCACAGAAAAACACAAGATCATACCTACGATCCTTTCCAGATGCCAGATTTTTGACTTCAAAAGGATCACGGTAACCGATGCTAAGAATTATCTTGGTTATATTGCAGAGCAGGAAGGTGTAAATGCAGAAGATGATGCATTACATATCATAGCCCAGAAAGCAGACGGCGCGATGAGAGATGCTTTATCTATCTATGACCGGGTAGTGAGCTTTAGTGGTAATGATCTCACCAGGCAGGCTGTAACAGAGAACCTTAATGTTCTCGATTACGATACCTACATGCAGGTTACAGATCTAATCCTGGATAACAATATTCCGCAGTTACTTGTTAAATACAATGACATACTAGCCAGCGGTTTTGATGGGCATCACTTCATTGCAGGACTGGCTTCTCATTTTAGAGACCTTATGGTTTGTAAAGACCAGAGAACCATCAGCCTATTAGAAGTTGGTGAGCAAACTAAAGCCAAATATTTTGAACAGTCTCAAAAGACTTCGCATCAATTTTTACTAGAAGCTATAGAACTGGCGAATTCTTGTGATCTTAAATACAAGACCAGCCATAACCAACGACTTTTAGTTGAGTTGTGCTTGATGCAACTCGCCTCAGTAACTTTTGGTTCAGAAAAAAAAAAGGTTGAACGAAAAATAGTTCCCGCCGATAATTTTGAACAGGAAGCGGTAAGCATTTCTTCAGAAAAAAAGGAACTGGTAAGAGAAAATGAACATGACAACTCCTCCCCTTCTGAAGAAAGTAATTTACCCGAACCAAAAGTAGCAACCCAATCTTGCGCCAAGGAAGAGGAAGAACAATATTACTCTGAAGAAAGCCCGGCAGAATCTTCTCCTCAACCTGAAATCCCTCAGTCTGAAATTTCACAGGAGAAGGAAGAATCAGTTGAAGATTCCAAGGAGGAACCCAAAACTGAAATCAAAGCAGAGCAACCGGTATCTGAGATTACTTCTGAGATTGAAACAGCCAGGATCGCAGAATCTGAGCAAAAGGTTGAGATCGAAGAACCGGTAAGTGAAGCTATAAAGGAGATCGAACCGGCTAAAAAATCATTCCCGGAGATCAAAAGGGAAAAGGTATCAGGTCTTTCTTTAAAAAGTATCGGAAAGAAAAAAGAGCTGGAAGAACAGCAAAAGGCCATGATGCCTACAGAAAAGGTCATGGACGATGATTTCACCGAGGAAGATCTTGTAACCGAATGGAAGAATTACACCGAGAAACTAAAAAGAAAAGGTGAAAAGATCCTGGCTTCGATCTTCGAATCCCAAACGCCAACACTTCAGGATAGGGAAATTCATCTAACCTTTCCAAACGAAACCATGAAGATCGACCTGGAAAGAGAAGAAAACAGGTTAATGAGCTACCTAAAGGCAAAGCTCAGAAATACTCATATAACTCTAAATATTCATGTTGATGAAGCTACTTCTAAAAAGTATGCTTTCACCCCCCAGGAGAAATATGAGAAATTAAAAGAAGCGAATCCCTTATTAGATAAGTTAAGAGCCACTTTTGATCTAGACGTATAG
- the ppk1 gene encoding polyphosphate kinase 1: MAEKRYINRELSWLSFNARVLQEAADETVPLIERLRFLGIFSNNLDEFFKVRYATVKRIDLAGKAGKKVLGGIKANKLLEEITKIVIDQQSESLKILDDIQTKLKSHNIHIINEDQVTRNQKEFIKNFFLSKVSPALVTIILNDLPEMPSLKDSAAYLAVKMVMAEEAEGSQGISGNIKRQTKEKRFVLIEIPRNIERFVVLPEEDGKQYVILLDDLIRYNLNTIFNIFKYESLSAHMIKITRDAELDLDSDLSKSFIEKISDSVKDRIKGDPVRFVYDKNIDSDTLTYLMNKMGIDATDSIIPGGRYHNRRDYMDFPSLGGPELQYEVREPLPIPGLILQTSVLKGIADKDYLLYTPYQSFAYVVKFLREAALDPKVKTIKITIYRLAKISHIASSLINAVKNGKKVTVQIELRARFDEVANIRYAEQMQEEGVNLIFGVPGLKVHCKTCVIEREEDGKLRRYGFISTGNFNESTSRVYTDYTLFTADPEILKEVNMVFDFFETNYKVNKYKHLIVSPHYTRHVIYNLIQNEIDNARNGKPSGIRLKLNSLSDNGVIDKLYNASKAGVKIKLIVRGICCLVPGVPGLSENIEAISIVDKFLEHPRVFIFENNTDNKVYISSADFMTRNLDQRVEISCPVYDKDIKQELIETFDISWNDNVKARNHCRGMENPYRESKGTKIRSQFALYDYYLRKTDIQE, encoded by the coding sequence ATGGCCGAAAAACGTTATATAAACAGAGAATTAAGCTGGTTATCTTTTAATGCCAGAGTTTTACAGGAAGCCGCAGATGAAACGGTACCATTAATTGAAAGACTTAGATTTTTAGGGATCTTTTCCAATAATCTTGATGAATTTTTTAAGGTAAGATATGCAACCGTAAAGCGTATTGACCTTGCCGGGAAAGCGGGGAAAAAAGTTCTCGGTGGAATAAAGGCGAACAAGTTACTTGAAGAGATCACCAAAATTGTTATAGATCAACAATCTGAAAGTTTGAAGATCCTTGATGATATTCAAACGAAGTTGAAATCTCATAACATCCATATAATAAACGAGGACCAGGTAACCCGCAATCAAAAGGAATTCATCAAGAATTTCTTCCTGAGCAAGGTTAGTCCGGCCCTTGTTACCATCATTTTGAATGACCTGCCTGAAATGCCTTCTCTTAAGGATAGCGCAGCTTATTTAGCGGTTAAGATGGTGATGGCTGAAGAAGCTGAAGGTTCACAGGGAATTTCAGGCAATATTAAACGTCAAACCAAGGAGAAGCGATTTGTACTTATCGAGATACCAAGGAACATTGAAAGGTTTGTTGTATTACCTGAAGAGGATGGAAAGCAATATGTTATTCTTCTTGATGATCTTATAAGATATAATCTCAACACGATATTCAATATTTTTAAATATGAAAGCCTTTCGGCTCATATGATCAAGATCACCCGGGATGCTGAGCTAGATCTGGACAGTGATCTTAGTAAAAGCTTTATAGAAAAAATTTCAGATAGCGTTAAGGACAGGATCAAAGGTGATCCCGTTAGGTTCGTTTATGATAAAAATATTGATAGTGATACCCTTACTTATCTTATGAATAAGATGGGGATCGATGCCACAGATAGTATTATCCCAGGTGGGCGCTACCACAATAGAAGGGATTATATGGATTTCCCGAGCCTGGGAGGGCCAGAACTACAATATGAAGTAAGAGAACCCTTGCCTATACCAGGATTAATTCTTCAAACAAGTGTCTTAAAAGGTATTGCAGACAAAGATTACTTACTTTATACTCCTTACCAGAGTTTTGCCTATGTGGTTAAATTTTTACGAGAAGCCGCACTGGATCCAAAGGTTAAGACCATAAAGATCACAATTTACAGGCTTGCTAAGATCTCGCACATTGCCAGCTCTTTGATCAATGCTGTGAAGAATGGTAAAAAAGTGACTGTACAGATCGAACTCAGGGCAAGATTTGATGAGGTAGCGAACATTAGATATGCAGAGCAAATGCAGGAGGAAGGCGTCAATCTAATTTTTGGTGTCCCTGGACTTAAGGTCCATTGTAAAACCTGTGTAATAGAAAGGGAAGAGGACGGAAAGCTAAGAAGATATGGATTTATAAGCACTGGGAACTTCAACGAAAGTACTTCCAGGGTATATACAGATTACACTTTGTTTACTGCAGATCCTGAAATTCTGAAGGAGGTGAACATGGTATTTGATTTCTTTGAGACCAATTATAAAGTGAACAAATACAAGCATCTCATCGTTTCTCCACATTATACCCGTCACGTTATCTATAATTTGATCCAGAATGAGATAGACAATGCCAGGAATGGGAAACCTTCAGGAATTAGACTGAAGTTGAACAGCCTTTCTGATAATGGGGTGATCGATAAGTTATATAACGCCAGCAAAGCCGGGGTAAAGATCAAGCTAATTGTTAGAGGTATTTGCTGCCTGGTGCCGGGAGTTCCAGGTCTAAGTGAAAATATCGAAGCAATAAGTATCGTAGATAAGTTTCTGGAGCACCCGCGTGTATTCATTTTTGAGAATAATACAGACAATAAAGTTTACATATCTTCTGCAGATTTTATGACAAGAAACCTTGATCAGCGAGTTGAAATTTCCTGTCCTGTTTATGATAAGGATATCAAGCAGGAGCTTATAGAGACCTTCGATATCAGCTGGAATGACAATGTGAAAGCCAGGAATCACTGCAGGGGAATGGAAAACCCATATAGAGAAAGCAAAGGAACTAAAATAAGGTCTCAGTTTGCCTTATATGACTATTATTTAAGAAAAACAGATATTCAGGAATAA
- the kdsB gene encoding 3-deoxy-manno-octulosonate cytidylyltransferase → MKGPAKNKIIAMIPARYEASRFPGKLMKDLNGKTVITRTYEAAVNTGLFDEVYVVTDSQKIFDEIINEGGQVIRSEKEHECGSDRIAEAVEHMDVDIVVNVQGDEPFIDKNSLAKLLEVFEQEGAEEIDLASLKTPLKESDEITNPNNVKVITGKDDFALYFSRFPIPYPRDTSAKVTYYKHIGIYAFRKSALMDFYRLPMLPLEAAEKIECIRYLEYGKKIKMVETSVKSIGIDTPEDLEKARKLLS, encoded by the coding sequence ATGAAAGGACCAGCGAAAAATAAGATCATAGCGATGATTCCCGCCCGTTATGAAGCTTCACGATTTCCAGGGAAATTAATGAAAGACCTTAATGGTAAAACGGTGATCACCCGAACATATGAAGCTGCTGTAAATACTGGTCTTTTTGATGAAGTTTATGTGGTTACAGATAGTCAGAAGATCTTCGATGAAATTATAAATGAAGGCGGACAGGTAATTAGAAGTGAGAAAGAACACGAATGCGGGAGCGATCGTATTGCTGAAGCTGTTGAACATATGGATGTGGATATCGTAGTAAATGTTCAGGGAGATGAACCATTTATTGATAAAAACAGTCTGGCTAAACTCCTCGAGGTCTTTGAGCAGGAAGGAGCAGAAGAGATAGATCTAGCTTCTCTGAAAACTCCACTCAAGGAGAGCGATGAGATCACTAATCCCAATAACGTGAAGGTCATCACCGGTAAGGATGATTTTGCCCTTTATTTCTCCAGGTTTCCTATCCCTTATCCCAGAGATACTTCAGCCAAGGTAACATACTACAAACACATAGGTATCTACGCCTTCAGAAAATCTGCCCTTATGGATTTCTACCGTTTACCGATGCTGCCATTGGAGGCTGCTGAAAAGATCGAGTGTATAAGATACCTCGAATACGGTAAAAAGATCAAAATGGTAGAAACAAGTGTGAAAAGTATTGGTATAGATACTCCGGAAGATCTTGAAAAAGCAAGGAAGCTGCTAAGTTAA